The genomic region GTCTCAGGGATGACGGTGAATATCAAGGCCTGGCCGAATATCGTGCGGTCCTCTGCTATCGCTCCTACAGCGGCCGCGCCGATGTCCTTCTCCGCCATGCCCGAGGCTATGCCCGCTAGTCCAACCGCTAAACCTGCGCCTATTGCAACTAATCCATCAACTGGCATTGTTTAATCCTCCGTGTATTTTCTGATAAATCCAAATGGGTTGTATATCTTGCCCCCACCCTTGTAGAATTTCGTGAAGAACTCTACGTAATGCAACCTGAGCGCGTGTAATCCGGGGGCAATTATGCCTAGCACCAGGTTGATAGTGTGTCCAAGGGCGAACACGACCACCGCCCCAATCAGGCCGATAATTCCTCCGCCAGCCATCATGGAGGCCATCGTGTTGACCGCGAACGCTATCCCTACCGAGGACATGCCCACGGCGAGAAGACGCGTATAGGACAGCACGTTGCTCATAAGGGTAGGGATCTCGATTATGCCGAGGACCCCTTCGCCCATGAGAAGTAACGCCAGGCCGCCCACGAACATGACGGCACCGGCCAGGAATAACGGGTTTGCAGGGTTGAGGGCGCCTATCTGCTGGGATATCATGAGCGGGAAGACGTACCATAGCATCGCTACGCCGCCCAGCAATATCAATACCCAGCTTCCCTTATGGAGAATAGCCGTTTTCAGGCCGTGCTGCTTAAGCTCATTAGTGAAGCCGAAGGCGTAGCCTAGAATTATCTGGGCTATGCCTATCAGGCAGCAGAACACCAGCAGGTCTTTGATGCCGAACACGTACGAGCCATGCTCGAAGCCGCCCGGGAACAGCCTCTCCAGCGGTAGCGAGAACGGGCCTATTGGGCCTATGTGCACGCCTCTGGGATAGAACTCGGCTAAAGATACTCCCAGGAACCCTCCCCCATCTTCGACGGGCTTCGCCATGCTGAAGCCCAGGAACTCCCCGAAGATGAACCCGAAGAATATCGAAGAGATGCTACAGATTATCAAAGCGGTCGTGAGGATCTGGAAACCCTCAGAGTGCTTTAGCATGCGCTTTACCGCAAAGCCTAATATTAATAATAATAACCCGTACCCGATGTCCCCCAGGATGAAACCATAGAAGAGGGGGAACATGAAGAAGAAGACCGCCGTGGGGTCTATCTCGTCATACCTCGGCCTCGCATAAAGGTCGATGAATGCCTGTAGCGAGTACATCCACCTGGGGTTCGCATACTTTACCGGCGCGTCTATCTCATGATGTACGGCCTCTTGCTCCTCCATCTCTCTCGGATATGGCTTGTGCTCGGGCTCTACCGTGGTCACGTAGACCTTTTCGTCCGTAGCCTTCAGCAGGCCCTCCTTAAACTTCTCGTACTCATTCCTGGGCACCCACCCGTCTATGACGAAGGCGTTCTCCGATGTTGCGAACTTCAGCGGCGCCTCCGCCTTCTGGGTGTCTATGGTCAGGATCTCCTCTGATGCCAGGATGAACCTGGCGTACCTCTTATTTAGCTCCTGTATATCGTTATTTATCGATTGAAGCCTGGCAGCCAGTTCGGCCTTCCTGTTTTCAAGCGCTTTAGCTAGCGCTGACGGGTCGCCCGTCTCCCTTAAAGGCTCTATCTCTATAAAATCGTTCTTCAGCAGCGCTTCGTAGACTTTAGAGGACACGTCCCTGGGCACAAATATGGCAACGATGAGGTCTTTTCCATAGGGCGCTGAAAAAAGCCCATAATCTTCGGTTATCGCTTTTA from Methanocella conradii HZ254 harbors:
- a CDS encoding A-type ATP synthase subunit K is translated as MPVDGLVAIGAGLAVGLAGIASGMAEKDIGAAAVGAIAEDRTIFGQALIFTVIPETIVIFGLVIAILLMFL
- a CDS encoding V-type ATP synthase subunit I; this encodes MLEPQRMDRVLIVGTKDVMETTINALHDMDILHIEDYTAEGEYFKIGKPLKNATSLSEKLLKLRSIRSYLGTRNDVQFKEKREKLARELDQELATLEATLTSKMNEKSAVEAGIKEASHREEALKPYEVLGLPLDLLYGYESVNVFVGTVQKDVEPVVKAITEDYGLFSAPYGKDLIVAIFVPRDVSSKVYEALLKNDFIEIEPLRETGDPSALAKALENRKAELAARLQSINNDIQELNKRYARFILASEEILTIDTQKAEAPLKFATSENAFVIDGWVPRNEYEKFKEGLLKATDEKVYVTTVEPEHKPYPREMEEQEAVHHEIDAPVKYANPRWMYSLQAFIDLYARPRYDEIDPTAVFFFMFPLFYGFILGDIGYGLLLLILGFAVKRMLKHSEGFQILTTALIICSISSIFFGFIFGEFLGFSMAKPVEDGGGFLGVSLAEFYPRGVHIGPIGPFSLPLERLFPGGFEHGSYVFGIKDLLVFCCLIGIAQIILGYAFGFTNELKQHGLKTAILHKGSWVLILLGGVAMLWYVFPLMISQQIGALNPANPLFLAGAVMFVGGLALLLMGEGVLGIIEIPTLMSNVLSYTRLLAVGMSSVGIAFAVNTMASMMAGGGIIGLIGAVVVFALGHTINLVLGIIAPGLHALRLHYVEFFTKFYKGGGKIYNPFGFIRKYTED